The following proteins come from a genomic window of Macaca fascicularis isolate 582-1 chromosome 8, T2T-MFA8v1.1:
- the LOC135964556 gene encoding LOW QUALITY PROTEIN: large ribosomal subunit protein eL30-like (The sequence of the model RefSeq protein was modified relative to this genomic sequence to represent the inferred CDS: substituted 2 bases at 2 genomic stop codons): MGATKKRKTSLESINSILQLIMKSGKYMLGYKPTLKMIRQGKAKFIIHSTNCLTLKKSELXXQVLLAKTGIHHYRGNNTELGTAYGIYYRQHILAIIKLGDSIIRSMPEHYGEK; this comes from the exons ATGGGGGCcacaaagaagaggaaaacatCACTGGAGTCAATTAACTCTATACTCCAACTTATTATGAAAAGTGGAAAATAT atgcTAGGATACAAGCCAACTCTGAAGATGATCAGACAAGGCAAAGCAAAATTCATCATCCACTCTACAAACTGCCTGACTTTGAAGAAATCTGAATTATAGTAACAAGTATTGTTGGCCAAAACTGGTATCCATCACTACAGAGGCAATAATACTGAATTGGGTACAGCATATGGAATATACTACAGACAACACATACTGGCTATCATTAAGCTGGGTGATTCTATCATTAGAAGCATGCCAGAACattatggtgaaaaataa